A part of Lactobacillus sp. ESL0700 genomic DNA contains:
- a CDS encoding tagatose 1,6-diphosphate aldolase, whose product MRTISSEVAKHMANLSTDDGVISALAIDQRGSLKKMLAEAANKPADETTIVDFKKAISSELTPYASSILTDPEYGLPATKVRDKNCGLLLSYEKTGYDTTEPGRMPDLIANQSGLRIKNEGGDAIKFLLYYDPDEGEEINDKKQAFVERVGAEAKANELPLFLELLTYDANIADAKGADFAKVKADKVLKTMKEFSAPKYGVTVLKVEIPFNIKFVEGFNGDNEVVYTQAQAKELLKKQSDITDLPYIFLSAGVTSEEFIAEIKMAEEAGADYNGVLCGRATWKPSIKPFAAEGEEVGKKWLATQGKENIENLNKALTGAKSWRDKLAVEK is encoded by the coding sequence ATGAGAACAATTTCTTCAGAAGTTGCTAAACATATGGCGAACTTGTCAACTGATGATGGCGTGATTAGCGCCTTGGCGATTGACCAACGTGGTTCATTGAAAAAGATGTTGGCAGAAGCTGCCAACAAGCCAGCCGACGAAACAACAATTGTTGATTTTAAGAAGGCAATTTCAAGTGAATTAACACCTTATGCTTCATCAATTTTGACTGATCCAGAATATGGCTTACCTGCAACTAAAGTTAGAGATAAGAATTGCGGGTTGCTTCTTTCTTATGAAAAGACCGGTTATGATACAACTGAGCCAGGCAGAATGCCAGACTTGATTGCTAACCAATCAGGTTTGCGGATTAAGAATGAAGGCGGCGATGCAATTAAGTTCTTGCTCTACTACGATCCAGATGAGGGTGAAGAAATTAACGATAAAAAGCAAGCCTTCGTTGAAAGAGTCGGTGCTGAAGCTAAAGCCAATGAATTACCATTGTTCTTGGAATTATTGACTTATGATGCAAATATCGCCGATGCCAAAGGTGCAGACTTTGCCAAGGTAAAGGCCGACAAAGTTTTAAAGACCATGAAGGAATTTTCAGCACCAAAATATGGTGTAACAGTTTTGAAGGTAGAAATTCCATTCAACATTAAGTTCGTTGAAGGCTTCAATGGTGATAACGAAGTTGTCTACACACAAGCTCAAGCTAAGGAATTGCTGAAGAAACAATCAGATATTACTGATTTGCCATACATCTTCTTGTCAGCTGGTGTGACGTCAGAAGAATTTATCGCTGAAATCAAGATGGCTGAAGAAGCTGGCGCTGACTATAATGGTGTTCTTTGTGGTCGTGCCACATGGAAGCCATCAATCAAGCCATTTGCTGCAGAAGGTGAAGAAGTCGGTAAGAAATGGCTGGCTACTCAAGGTAAAGAAAATATCGAAAACTTGAACAAAGCATTAACAGGAGCAAAATCTTGGCGTGACAAGTTAGCAGTTGAAAAATAA
- a CDS encoding NAD(P)-dependent oxidoreductase, protein MLKIVAYGVRENEVAFFEKLNKYHYDLKLEQELLTHDNVATAKGADAVLLRANCVADAENLAKFHDWGIKYVFTRTVGFNHIDLKTCAKYGMKVARVPAYSPYAVAELALTLGMMLFRHLALATTSTDNGDFRVLPSMFSGEIHSGTVGIIGTGRIGATEAKLYHGFGTNVLAYDPYPSDYAKQFVTFVSQDELLAKSDIVSIHVPYFPGQNDKLIDATFLSKMKKSAVLVNTARTQLADYDAIITAVKNGTIAGFASDVLPNETKVMGQNFHGQITDPQTRQLQELYPQVLLTPHIGSYTSPALTDMIAVSYENFHQILLTGHTDNDVKLE, encoded by the coding sequence ATGCTTAAAATTGTGGCTTATGGTGTTCGTGAAAACGAAGTGGCCTTTTTTGAAAAGTTAAACAAGTATCATTATGACCTGAAACTGGAACAGGAGCTGTTGACTCATGATAATGTAGCAACTGCTAAGGGTGCAGATGCCGTATTATTGCGTGCCAATTGTGTTGCTGATGCAGAAAACTTAGCTAAATTCCATGATTGGGGAATTAAGTATGTTTTTACACGGACAGTTGGCTTTAATCATATTGATTTAAAAACTTGTGCCAAATATGGGATGAAGGTTGCGCGAGTTCCTGCATATTCACCTTATGCGGTTGCAGAATTGGCGTTAACGCTGGGGATGATGCTGTTTCGCCATCTTGCACTAGCAACGACTAGTACAGACAACGGCGACTTTCGCGTGTTACCCAGCATGTTCTCTGGTGAAATCCATTCAGGAACTGTTGGAATTATTGGTACTGGTCGAATTGGTGCTACTGAAGCCAAACTTTATCATGGGTTCGGCACCAATGTTCTTGCCTATGATCCGTACCCGAGTGACTATGCGAAACAATTTGTAACATTTGTTAGTCAAGATGAATTACTTGCTAAGTCTGACATTGTATCAATTCACGTTCCATATTTCCCTGGACAAAATGATAAGCTGATTGATGCCACTTTTTTAAGTAAAATGAAGAAATCAGCCGTGCTAGTTAATACGGCAAGAACGCAGCTGGCAGATTATGATGCAATTATTACTGCTGTCAAAAATGGGACAATTGCTGGCTTTGCCTCAGATGTTTTGCCCAATGAGACCAAAGTGATGGGACAGAACTTTCACGGTCAAATTACTGATCCACAAACGAGGCAACTGCAAGAACTCTATCCTCAAGTCTTGCTCACACCGCATATTGGCTCTTACACCAGTCCGGCCCTAACTGATATGATTGCGGTTAGTTATGAAAACTTTCATCAGATTTTGCTGACTGGGCACACTGATAATGATGTTAAGTTAGAATAA